A part of Leishmania panamensis strain MHOM/PA/94/PSC-1 chromosome 34 sequence genomic DNA contains:
- a CDS encoding hypothetical protein (TriTrypDB/GeneDB-style sysID: LpmP.34.3030), which yields MCTQVLQAAVAPVEPAPLKASSAASEGDDEVGVDKEDTGREHFSKMWMYCLQQMQGHEVGMLMDMMPPDIQELYSDKLSDEYLLHEDEHKDKSVRALCAAQKMLQELTPEQLAHIETFLVETDALNPEVKRRRGKTRHLPGDGDLHEENDSGDGDAGDDGEDLFMHHDEGMGSDEEEWLLEQMMAAGDKTDAAVK from the coding sequence ATGTGCACCCAGGTCTTACAAGCCGCTGTCGCGCCCGTAGAaccggcgccgctgaaggcgagcagcgcggcaAGTGAGGGTGATGACGAGGTTGGTGTGGACAAGGAAGATACTGGCCGGGAGCACTTTTCAAAGATGTGGATGTACTGCCTTCAGCAGATGCAGGGACACGAGGTTGGTATGCTGATGGATATGATGCCACCCGACATCCAGGAGCTCTACTCCGATAAGCTGAGCGACGAGTACTTGCTACACGAAGACGAGCATAAGGACAAGAGTGTGCGTGCTTTGTGTGCTGCGCAGAagatgctgcaggagctcaCGCCAGAGCAGCTCGCTCACATTGAGACGTTCCTTGTAGAGACAGACGCTCTCAATCCCGAGGTGAAACGGCGTCGCGGGAAGACACGCCATCTGCCAGGCGATGGTGATCTTCACGAGGAGAACGATAGCGGTGACGGTGACGCTGGCGATGACGGCGAAGACCTGTTCATGCACCACGACGAGGGAATGGGCTCTGACGAGGAGGAATGGCTTCTCGAGCAAATGATGGCGGCTGGGGACAAGACGGATGCTGCTGTCAAGTAG
- a CDS encoding hypothetical protein (TriTrypDB/GeneDB-style sysID: LpmP.34.3040), giving the protein MPTNLSVVSPYPSQRVVVMRHGERRDSASGTPAESNPPLTAAGVAAIQSVAARLKGHLGADAAYRAVLIVSPFLRTLQTAEALQHHGVGAARAMVIDNTLSEVFGPCRIKTQRAPQLQVPPLSHVVGALPSWGESIEKATKRFVANFLRNGDVYGGYLTATSFPTDASLSGKDGLPSSQSPLLESVPRLNKGRLPPRNLPPGALVSRNTRNLSNMVDDQPCDVILITHGDAISAVVSHFYPSRVVYEAEFLSYVIMQRHGVGNRVYHLEKSVGVNWLVEGIDAEPQDPILFNLEKQRLVAESGSGAGYDNDNGGDRLEDGADVPINLAGSRMQPRHVGGIPDHSHANRGVQFTARSNAEASSPAEVVNMHNPTTHSRTTRGAANNRDLRGSSFPLATHAPMPLQVPEQSPPPTHQHHHQPSNALQDPPYNNPLTATTDAAVASAFPQSPYRHPNAGEGCERIRLPTGTPAQSSSNSVSNYGHSSGECAEDTEAAGNGSSSPQQRERERPLKGAESVSNLCYSTEERETEKGIMLDESNHVPIVPLLSDYRGLSEEPSIGLWARPPSMPATFLSAATTTRIDESRPLPHLETTSAVATAGVLVSYGSDAAAPADKSFETDCAEDGTVVRGGASLMILPHPTFSTAVAVGASGDSADALNRRIDRQQSVIYDSFVSFALRAAAVFLILFNVLVQRHDTATLWFGAFALTWEMGFAVVLYCSCQPSGWRMRRIRSAVEQLHFSVPSARGRATTARRQCVVMCDADSPDGASDDSSKVQPLCGFGRSSAGAAESINSVESSEGSDSVGRDALAPNGVLKRAVLSVLCGIRLVVATVLKLVIISVLSFVFAFLCGSPAPGVMSVICNIYESTVGLVLLLTYGCVCVVRGLWDERRLDGVIDRV; this is encoded by the coding sequence ATGCCAACCAATTTGAGCGTTGTGTCCCCGTACCCTTCGCAGCGCGTTGTGGTGATGCGCCACGGCGAGCGCCGTGACAGCGCCTCTGGTACCCCAGCAGAGTCTAACCCTCCTTTGACAGCGGCTGGTGTGGCTGCCATACAGAGCGTCGCGGCTCGTCTTAAGGGCCACCTTGGCGCAGATGCGGCCTACCGTGCCGTCCTTATTGTTTCGCCGTTTCTTCGCACGCTGCagacggcggaggcgctgcagcaccacggcgTTGGCGCGGCGCGCGCCATGGTGATCGACAACACCCTGTCCGAGGTGTTTGGTCCATGCCGTATCAAGACACAACGTGCGCCGCAGCTACAGGTACCGCCCTTGTCGCATGTTGTGGGAGCGCTACCTTCGTGGGGAGAGTCCATCGAAAAAGCGACAAAGAGGTTCGTCGCCAACTTTCTGAGGAATGGCGACGTCTACGGCGGGTATTTGACGGCCACTAGCTTCCCTACAGATGCGTCTCTCAGTGGCAAAGACGGCTTGCCGAGTTCACAGAGTCCTCTCCTAGAGTCGGTCCCAAGGCTCAACAAGGGCCGCCTTCCGCCGCGCAACCTGCCGCCAGGAGCGTTGGTAAGCCGAAATACGAGAAACTTGAGCAACATGGTAGATGACCAACCTTGCGACGTCATTCTCATCACTCACGGCGACGCGATTAGCGCTGTTGTGTCGCACTTTTACCCCTCCCGTGTCGTCTACGAGGCGGAATTTTTGTCTTACGTAATTATGCAGCGACACGGTGTCGGTAACCGCGTGTACCACCTGGAGAAATCGGTGGGGGTGAACTGGCTCGTAGAGGGCATCGATGCAGAGCCACAGGACCCCATCTTATTCAACTTGGAGAAGCAACGTCTCGTCGCggaaagcggcagcggcgctgggtACGATAATGACAATGGGGGCGATCGCCTAGAAGACGGTGCCGATGTACCGATAAACCTTGCCGGCTCTCGCATGCAGCCACGCCATGTCGGTGGCATTCCTGACCACTCGCACGCGAATCGAGGGGTACAGTTCACTGCACGAAGCAACGCTGAAGCAAGTTCGCCGGCTGAGGTGGTAAACATGCACAACCCCACCACGCACAGTCGGACGACGAGGGGCGCCGCCAACAACAGGGACCTCAGGGGcagctctttccctctcgcgACACACGCGCCAATGCCACTGCAGGTGCCAGAGCAATCCCCACCGCCGACGcaccaacaccaccaccagcccaGCAATGCGTTGCAGGATCCTCCCTATAATAATCCTCTTACTGCCACCActgatgctgctgtcgcaTCTGCATTCCCTCAGTCGCCCTATAGGCACCCAAACGCCGGCGAAGGCTGTGAAAGGATCCGCTTGCCCACCGGAACACCCGCGCAGTCTTCGAGCAACTCAGTCAGTAATTATGGGCACAGCTCAGGTGAATGCGCAGAAGACACAGAGGCTGCTGgaaacggcagcagcagtcctcagcagagggaaagggagaggccgCTGAAGGGGGCCGAATCGGTGTCAAACCTATGTTACAGCacggaggaaagggagacaGAAAAGGGCATCATGCTGGACGAGTCGAACCATGTCCCTATTGTTCCTCTCCTGAGCGACTACAGGGGACTCTCCGAGGAGCCGAGCATCGGTTTGTGGGCACGACCACCTTCGATGCCAGCCACGTTCTTGtccgcggcgacgacgacacggATTGACGAGTCACGACCATTGCCGCACCTGGAAACTACGAGTGCCGTAGCAACTGCTGGCGTACTGGTGTCgtacggcagcgacgccgcggcaCCTGCCGATAAGAGCTTCGAAACTGACTGCGCGGAGGACGGCACCGTTGTACGCGGAGGCGCCTCCCTGATGATCCTCCCGCACCCCACCTTTTCtaccgctgtcgctgtcggcgCTTCCGGTGACTCCGCGGACGCGTTGAACCGACGGATCGACCGGCAGCAGAGCGTGATTTATGACTCATTTGTTTCCTTCGCATTgcgagctgcggcagtgtTCTTAATTCTCTTCAATGTGCTCGTGCAACGCCACGACACGGCGACGCTGTGGTTCGGGGCCTTTGCACTTACGTGGGAGATGGGATTTGCGGTAGTGTTGTACTGTTCCTGCCAGCCTTCAGGCTGGCGCATGCGACGCATTCGCAGCGCTGTTGAGCAGTTGCACTTCAGCGTGCCATCTGCACGGGGCCGGGCCACCACTGCCCGGCGCCAATGTGTCGTGATGTGCGATGCTGACTCGCCCGAcggcgccagcgacgacTCTTCGAAGGTGCAGCCGCTGTGTGGTTTCGGCCGCTCTAGCGCCGGTGCGGCCGAGAGCATAAACTCAGTGGAGTCATCGGAAGGCTCCGATAGCGTGGGCAGGGATGCATTGGCGCCGAACGGCGTTTTAAAAAGGGCCGTGCTAAGCGTCTTGTGCGGGATCCGTCTTGTCGTTGCAACCGTTCTCAAGCTGGTGATTATCAGCGTCCTGAGTTTTGTCTTTGCCTTTCTCTGCGGATCTCCTGCGCCTGGCGTGATGTCAGTCATTTGCAACATTTATGAGTCGACCGTTGGTCTTGTGCTGCTACTGacgtatgggtgtgtgtgcgtggtgcGTGGGCTGTGGGATGAGAGAAGGCTTGACGGAGTTATTGACCGCGTGTGA
- a CDS encoding RNA-binding protein, putative (TriTrypDB/GeneDB-style sysID: LpmP.34.3050), which produces MHTIHDFNKYGLDFLELKALSVPSSLRFLLGIEYDVVLCVNEVGSRRPFRLHFPVFAATFRKLLSLCATRFGLDCEHGETESILTGTAVMPLLRYADYLPGALHVKEILECLQVEPAVKAKKWMGPAASAALPSTLAAYDAVVDSAAAAGVSNEFEASFIDYSEFLSDSSLDDVHGLGFYLLLDYGLSLATHSHLVGISFHKDWDPTEALREFQDFSGWPEFDLRYYDEQRPHDGGVIIMPSSQDACDLLEKYEDEDSDDEGDLLPFILRPVSPLVSVPSLEDAALRKLRDQYWGEVKKHWAHLPHTLNTVVVYNLYDGATLAEVLSFFEPLPIVSSAFVEDKAPSRRRRAFITFADLEATRKALDVDGKNTRGCTLRVQVSPPYISASRRGDPVKPELDGHGAGDSFSKMGSGGAAASRTSHGSCVNASPTSSLSLPTSDNTATALHGKAKPISNGSGGASAATASVAAAHVVAASIPIDKAEPSKTQPIAATLTPAYGAPTGPALSAAHAVVNVSPFSGSVDRAAAVAGAIAARAHAIAAASASPTSPPKAMSGGAAAAAATTETDNRIGVLSSPGGSHMNAAAKEFVPHFQLSANSPEYRPTPPPKIEAMYGDYAGLSGLRDGVGLPPPPPSYVDALTPAPEYRPAPRSSHLSHIGASPSLPAYTLPPPYVLGGGDTNDMLPPPPLPPPYSDD; this is translated from the coding sequence ATGCATACCATTCACGACTTCAATAAGTATGGGCTTGACTTCCTTGAGCTCAAAGCCTTGAGCGTTCCGTCATCGCTGCGGTTCTTACTCGGCATCGAGTATGATGTGGTGCTGTGCGTGAACGAGGTGGGCTCTCGCCGCCCCTTCCGCCTCCACTTTCCCGTCTTCGCGGCGACGTTCCGCAAGCTGCTATCACTCTGTGCCACGCGTTTTGGACTAGACTGCGAGCATGGCGAGACGGAGTCTATCCTGACAGGCACCGCCGTCATGCCGCTACTGCGGTACGCCGATTATTTGCCCGGGGCTCTTCATGTTAAGGAAATCCTGGAATGCCTGCAAGTGGAGCCAGCTGTGAAGGCGAAGAAGTGGATGGGTCctgccgcttctgctgctctacCCTCTACGCTTGCGGCGTACGACGCGGTTGttgacagcgctgccgctgccggcgtgaGTAACGAGTTCGAGGCGAGCTTCATTGACTATTCCGAGTTTTTGTCCGACAGTTCGCTCGACGACGTGCACGGATTGGGGTTTTACCTGCTGCTCGATTACGGTCTGAGTCTCGCCACTCACAGCCATCTTGTCGGCATTAGCTTTCACAAGGACTGGGATCCGACGGAGGCGCTACGTGAGTTCCAGGACTTCAGTGGTTGGCCGGAGTTCGACCTGCGCTACTACGATGAGCAACGGCCGCACGACGGCGGTGTTATCATTATGCCCTCTTCCCAAGATGCCTGCGACCTGCTGGAGAAGTACGAGGATGAGGACTCGGACGACGAAGGCGATTTGCTGCCATTCATTCTCCGTCCTGTCTCTCCACTTGTTTCCGTGCCCTCGCTCGAGGACGCGGCACTGCGAAAGTTACGCGATCAGTACTGGGGCGAGGTGAAGAAGCACTGGGCTCACCTGCCGCACACTCTCAACACCGTCGTCGTGTACAACCTGTACGACGGCGCGACTCTTGCAGAGGTGTTGTCCTTCTTCGAGCCGCTTCCCATTGTCTCATCGGCGTTTGTGGAGGACAAGGCACCATCGCGCCGTCGACGCGCCTTCATCACGTTTGCCGACCTCGAGGCGACGCGGAAGGCGCTAGATGTGGACGGCAAGAACACCCGTGGGTGCACGCTGCGAGTGCAGGTGTCACCGCCCTACATCTCAGCtagccgccgcggcgaccCAGTCAAACCGGAACTCGACGGCCATGGCGCAGGTGACAGCTTCTCAAAGATGGggagtggcggcgctgccgcaagTAGGACAAGTCATGGCTCCTGCGTGAACGCTTCACCGACCTCTAgcctttctcttcccactAGCGATAATACCGCAACTGCGCTCCACGGGAAAGCCAAGCCCATCAGCAACGGTAGTGgaggcgcttctgctgcAACGgcctccgtcgctgccgcccacGTGGTTGCTGCGTCAATTCCCATCGACAAAGCTGAGCCGAGTAAGACGCAGCCGATCGCCGCTACCCTTACGCCCGCCTATGGGGCGCCAACAGGGCCGGCGCTATCTGCTGCTCATGCCGTCGTCAATGTCAGTCCCTTCAGTGGCTCTGTCGAccgagccgccgccgtggcaggGGCGATTGCCGCGAGAGCTCATGccatcgcagcagcttcCGCATCTCCGACCTCACCACCGAAAGCGATGagtggtggagctgcggctgccgcggcaaCAACTGAAACGGACAATCGGATCGGTGTCTTGTCCTCGCCGGGTGGGTCGCACATGAACGCCGCTGCTAAAGAGTTTGTCCCTCATTTTCAGCTCAGTGCGAACTCACCCGAGTACCGccccacaccgccgccaaaAATCGAGGCTATGTACGGTGACTACGCTGGTCTGTCGGGCCTCCGTGATGGTGTGGggttgccaccaccgccgccgtcctaCGTGGATGCACTCACCCCGGCTCCAGAGTACCGCCCCGCCCCGCGTTCCTCGCACCTTTCACACATCGGTGCCTCGCCGAGTTTGCCGGCCTACACACTGCCACCTCCATACGTTCTAGGTGGGGGTGACACGAATGACATgctgccacctccaccactgccgccgccgtacTCAGACGATTGA